The Pedobacter ginsengisoli region CTACGCGGCAGAAGAAGGCAAAAAAACAGCCGTTATTTCCGTTGGTGATCTTGCCGATGCTACCCCCGCAGCATTCTACGCACATCAGCCAGACCGTTCAATGGAACCGCAAATTGCGCAAGACATGCATACCTCAGGCATCAATATGCTCCTGGGCTCTGGTGCCTCCAACTTTAAGAAAAACCTAAACGGTACAACTGCAGTTCAGCTATTAGAAAAAAAAGGATATACCGTAACCTACAACTTCGAAGATTTCAAAAAAAGCAATGCAGATAAACTGGTTGGCCTTGTTGCCGATAATGAAACCCGACCAAAAATTGAAGGCCGCGGCGAGTTCCTAACCGAGGCCTTCCAAAAAGCAACCGGGCAATTCGGCAAAGACCCAAAAGGCCTTTTCATGATGCTCGAAGGGGCACAAATTGATTACGGAGGCCACAGAAACAATGTATCTCAAGTAATCACAGAAAATCTTGACTTCGATAAGGTAATTGGAAAAGCCCTTGAATTTGCCGATAGCAATGGCGAAACACTTATCGTAATTACTGCCGATCATGAAACAGGAGGTTTAACACTTCTCGATGGCGACATCCAATCAGGCTATGTACTTGGCGAATTTTCAACAAACGACCATACCGCTGTTCCGGTTCCTGTTTTCGCCTATGGCCCTCATTCAGACGATTTCAGGGGTGTATATTCTAACACCGAGATATTCAAAAGACTACTAAAGTATATTCAAAAATAATTACTACAAAGAGGCTGAAATTTTACACAGCCTCTTTTATTTCTTAATCACGTAAGCAAACATCTCTCTTCTTACCTCAAACCCTAATTTCCTGTATAGCTTTACAGCACCATGATTGTCTCTTTTTACATGTAAAAACGGAACCTCAGACTTATTCAATATCCTCCTGATCTGTTCACGCAGCAACTCAAAAGCATAACCCTTTCCAAGATGATCAGGATGGGTACATACGGCACTAATCTCAGTATAAGGAGTTGGATTAAACCTATGCCCTGCCATTGCAATTAAATTACCATCGCTAATTATACCCGTATAATTTCCAAGCTCAATTGTTCTCGATTTAAATGGCCCCGGCTGGGTCAATTCCACAAGAGCAGTCATTTCATCAACATGTGATTCATCCAGATCCACAAAATCTATATCAATACCTGCCGGAACTTCCTTAGCCTCATATACCATCTGAAACATATCAATCCGGGCAATAAGTTTCCACTGATCCAGTATGCTAACCTCCGATGTTGTAAAAACAACAAACAGGCTCTCCGCAGCGCTATTTTCGTAAAGCGTATCAAAATCAAGTTTCGAGTTATCCTTAAGGCCTGCAAACGCCGCAATTTCCTCCAAATAATACTTTACATGACCAGTTCCTACCGAAAAATTACTGTGGGCAGAATTTAAAGCATGGTAAATAGGATTATCTAAAATATGGTTCATTTTGTAAATTAATTATTTATTATTGTTAAAACCAAGTATACCTATGCGCATCCCAGGCAATCTTTTAATAGCCATACTTTTATTTTTTAGCTTAAAAACAAACGCACAATCACTTAACCCGCCATCTGATCTGCGGGTCGATTTGCTTTTGAATGCCGATAAAGTATGGAAAAACGGATTGCCGGTAGGCCTGTCACTTCAACAGGCAAAACAATCAGGCAGCACCTATCAAATGGCACGCATAGCCAACCAAAACCCATACTTTTCATGGGTAATAACAGATAATTCTTCCGGCAGTTTTCAAACCGCATACAGGCTGCTGGTTGCATCCTCAGTCGAAAACCTCAAAGCCAATAAAGGAGATCTTTGGGACTCAGGCAAAGTACTTAAAAACCAGCAAACCGGAATCAGTTACAAAGGGCGTAAGCTCAGGCCAAATACAGTTTACTACTGGAAAGTAAAAGTATGGAACCACAAACAAACCGAAAGTGATTTTTCAAAACGCACCGCTTTTCTTACCGACAGCACCTTAAAACCCTACCAAACTGCTCATCAACCCCTTATTAGATCTTTAGAAAACCCCGTTGTCAGCAAACAATTAAACAACCTCAATACATTTTACGATTTCGGTAAAGATGCCTTTGCGCAAGTAAAAGTACGCGTCAGCTCAGCTGCCGATGGCGATACCTTAAAAGTTCATGTAGGCGAAGCAATAGATGCCGAAGGACAAGTCGAAAGAAAACCAAGAGGCACCATCCGCTATCGTTTATTAAAACTGCCGTTACAAAAAGGAGAACACAGTTACGATCTTAAATTCCCTGCCGATCAACGTAACACCGG contains the following coding sequences:
- a CDS encoding GNAT family N-acetyltransferase → MNHILDNPIYHALNSAHSNFSVGTGHVKYYLEEIAAFAGLKDNSKLDFDTLYENSAAESLFVVFTTSEVSILDQWKLIARIDMFQMVYEAKEVPAGIDIDFVDLDESHVDEMTALVELTQPGPFKSRTIELGNYTGIISDGNLIAMAGHRFNPTPYTEISAVCTHPDHLGKGYAFELLREQIRRILNKSEVPFLHVKRDNHGAVKLYRKLGFEVRREMFAYVIKK